In Skermanella sp. TT6, one genomic interval encodes:
- the map gene encoding type I methionyl aminopeptidase: MTRLAVHRSIKLHTAEDFAGMRAAGRLAASTLDMITDHVGAGIATAELDRLCHEYILDHGAKPASLGYRGYAHATCISLNHVVCHGIPGERRLAEGDILNIDLAVILDGWHGDSSRMYGVGKIGLRAQRLIDVTYEAMMRGIGAIRPGGTVGDIGFAIQRCVEAERFTVVRDFCGHGLGRVYHDAPNILNYGRAGEGPELLPGMFLTVEPMVNAGRPDVKVLSDGWTAVSRDRSLSAQFEHSVGVTETGCEIFTLSPARFTRPPYSSAG, encoded by the coding sequence ATGACCCGTCTTGCCGTTCACCGAAGCATAAAGCTGCACACCGCGGAGGATTTCGCCGGGATGCGGGCCGCCGGCCGGCTCGCCGCGTCCACTTTGGACATGATCACCGATCATGTCGGGGCGGGCATCGCCACGGCGGAGCTTGACCGGCTCTGCCACGAATACATCCTCGACCACGGAGCCAAGCCGGCTTCGCTGGGCTACCGCGGCTACGCCCACGCGACCTGCATCTCGCTCAACCATGTCGTCTGCCACGGCATTCCCGGCGAACGGAGGCTGGCGGAAGGCGACATCCTCAACATCGACCTGGCGGTGATCCTCGACGGGTGGCATGGCGACAGCAGCCGCATGTACGGGGTCGGCAAGATCGGCCTGCGCGCCCAGCGCCTCATCGACGTGACCTACGAGGCGATGATGCGCGGCATCGGGGCGATCCGGCCCGGCGGGACGGTCGGCGACATCGGCTTTGCGATCCAGCGGTGCGTGGAGGCGGAGCGCTTCACCGTCGTCCGTGATTTCTGCGGCCACGGCCTTGGGCGCGTTTACCACGACGCGCCGAACATCCTGAATTACGGACGGGCCGGCGAAGGCCCGGAACTGCTGCCGGGTATGTTCCTGACGGTCGAGCCGATGGTGAACGCGGGCCGGCCGGACGTGAAGGTTCTCAGCGACGGGTGGACGGCCGTGAGCCGGGACCGGAGCCTCTCCGCGCAATTCGAGCACAGCGTCGGCGTCACGGAGACGGGCTGCGAGATCTTCACCCTCTCACCCGCGCGATTCACCAGGCCGCCCTATTCCTCCGCCGGATGA
- a CDS encoding TetR/AcrR family transcriptional regulator — MVRTARFSEKDFVDAATALVAEGGPAAATMQAIARRVGAPTGSIYHRFESRAAVIGMAWNTAYASFVGVLAPLLREGRPREAALAILPWSRENGHRARFLLLNEPVTLFEDSPPPAPLREALETLEDELDGAFRACVVACGDGTVRDEELARARFLIFDAPIAILRPHLSRGAALPSFAERMIAELHAGMPVAVTQDAGSRPSRGAAALSPLIRDR; from the coding sequence ATGGTCAGGACCGCACGCTTTTCCGAGAAGGACTTCGTCGACGCCGCGACGGCCCTGGTGGCCGAGGGCGGCCCCGCTGCCGCCACCATGCAGGCGATCGCCCGGCGGGTGGGGGCGCCGACGGGGTCGATCTATCATCGCTTCGAGTCCCGCGCGGCCGTCATCGGCATGGCCTGGAACACGGCCTACGCTTCCTTCGTCGGGGTCCTGGCTCCTCTGCTCCGCGAGGGGCGTCCGCGGGAGGCGGCCCTGGCCATCCTGCCCTGGTCCAGGGAGAACGGGCACCGCGCCCGCTTCCTGCTCCTGAACGAGCCGGTCACCCTGTTCGAGGACAGCCCACCCCCGGCGCCGCTGCGGGAGGCGCTCGAGACGCTGGAGGACGAGTTGGACGGCGCCTTCCGGGCCTGCGTTGTGGCGTGCGGGGATGGCACCGTCCGTGACGAGGAACTGGCGAGGGCCAGGTTCCTGATCTTCGACGCGCCTATCGCCATCCTGCGCCCCCACCTCTCCAGGGGGGCTGCGCTGCCATCCTTCGCGGAGCGGATGATCGCCGAACTCCATGCCGGGATGCCCGTCGCCGTCACGCAGGACGCGGGCAGCCGGCCGTCGCGCGGCGCAGCCGCCCTCTCTCCGCTGATCCGGGACCGCTGA
- a CDS encoding 3-keto-5-aminohexanoate cleavage protein: MRPISIMVAPNGARRTRGDHPALPMTARELADAAARCLSAGAAMIHVHVRDDAGRHVLDAPRYRDTFAAIRDAVGDGLVLQATTEAVGRYAPRQQMALVRDLRPEAVSIALRELVPDAAAEPAAAAFLGWLAEEPIAPQFILYSPDEIGRFDDLRRRGVMPDQFRDLLFVLGRYAENQQSDPADLLPFVAANVERHSWTVCAFGRNELACAAAAMVLGGDVRVGFENNLHLRDGTPAPDNAALVAQAVRAAEAVGVACLDGPAARDRLRRPPS, from the coding sequence ATGAGACCGATCTCGATCATGGTGGCGCCGAACGGCGCCCGGCGGACCAGGGGCGACCACCCGGCCCTGCCGATGACCGCCCGGGAGTTGGCCGACGCGGCGGCCCGCTGCCTGTCGGCGGGCGCCGCGATGATCCACGTGCATGTCCGGGACGACGCCGGCCGCCACGTGCTCGACGCGCCGCGCTATCGCGACACCTTCGCGGCGATCCGGGACGCGGTCGGCGACGGCCTGGTCCTGCAGGCCACGACCGAGGCGGTGGGACGCTACGCACCGCGGCAGCAGATGGCCCTGGTCCGCGACCTGCGGCCGGAGGCCGTGTCGATCGCCCTCCGGGAACTCGTTCCCGACGCCGCCGCCGAGCCGGCCGCGGCCGCCTTCCTCGGCTGGCTGGCCGAAGAGCCGATCGCCCCCCAGTTCATCCTCTACTCTCCGGACGAGATCGGCCGGTTCGACGACCTGCGGCGGCGCGGCGTGATGCCCGACCAGTTCCGGGACCTGCTGTTCGTGCTCGGCCGGTACGCCGAGAACCAGCAGTCCGATCCGGCGGACCTGCTGCCCTTCGTCGCGGCCAACGTGGAGCGCCACTCCTGGACCGTCTGCGCCTTCGGGCGCAACGAACTCGCCTGCGCGGCGGCGGCGATGGTTCTGGGAGGCGATGTCCGCGTCGGGTTCGAGAACAATCTGCACCTGAGGGACGGAACCCCGGCACCGGACAACGCGGCCCTGGTCGCCCAGGCCGTCCGGGCGGCCGAGGCGGTCGGAGTGGCCTGCCTCGACGGCCCCGCCGCGCGGGACCGGCTGCGGCGTCCTCCGTCCTGA
- a CDS encoding SGNH/GDSL hydrolase family protein, with translation MTALVLLGGNAAQAAEGATKRIMVYGDSNTWGYVPVESGPTTRYPADVRWPGVLQAALGPDYEVIDEGLSARTTDLPDPTLPQISGAGLDGSAYLPAAIATHLPLDLVVIMLGTNDVKKMFNRSPLRIALGVGKLADIVAQTKGGVGTSYPAPKVLILCPPPLGTVAPPERAERFAGGVEKSKALPAYYEAIATAAGADFLDVGKLTATDGVDGIHFTATAHAAIGNGVAEKIRTILK, from the coding sequence ATGACGGCCCTGGTGCTGCTCGGCGGGAACGCCGCGCAGGCGGCAGAAGGGGCGACCAAGCGCATCATGGTCTACGGCGATTCCAACACCTGGGGCTATGTTCCCGTCGAAAGCGGCCCGACCACCCGCTATCCGGCGGACGTCCGGTGGCCGGGTGTCCTCCAGGCGGCGCTCGGGCCGGATTACGAGGTCATCGACGAGGGGCTGAGCGCGCGCACGACCGACCTGCCCGACCCGACGCTGCCGCAGATCTCCGGGGCCGGTCTCGACGGGTCGGCCTATCTGCCGGCCGCCATCGCGACGCACCTGCCGCTCGATCTCGTCGTGATCATGCTCGGCACCAACGACGTGAAGAAGATGTTCAACCGGTCGCCCCTGCGGATCGCGCTCGGGGTGGGAAAGCTGGCCGACATCGTGGCCCAGACCAAGGGCGGGGTCGGCACCTCCTATCCCGCACCCAAGGTCCTGATCCTCTGTCCGCCCCCGCTCGGCACGGTGGCGCCGCCGGAGCGGGCCGAGAGGTTCGCGGGCGGGGTCGAGAAGTCGAAGGCATTGCCGGCCTACTACGAGGCGATCGCGACGGCGGCCGGGGCCGACTTCCTCGACGTCGGCAAGTTGACCGCGACCGACGGGGTGGACGGCATCCATTTCACCGCGACCGCCCACGCGGCGATCGGCAACGGTGTTGCCGAGAAAATCAGGACGATCCTGAAGTAA
- a CDS encoding TylF/MycF/NovP-related O-methyltransferase, which translates to MIDFDQFARPLGPGRFDKPRYRLLMRLGLFHPARAVHRWFYRLRSQRCALAGKGLVPEGDLTACYVDALRRLHDLNDGGFPGDYLEFGVCYGSSMACMHDALVRTGTGTVRLFGFDSFEGLPPEADHQDNQLWSSGQLKSSMRFARKLLARRGVDWERTFLIKGWFKDTLVPDLIRRHRIGRVGIIMIDCDIYTSARDALAFCEPMIADHAVVLFDDWHAGGLATQNLGEKRAFDEFLRRNPRIAATPLPAYGETSAVFLLSRIPPDRR; encoded by the coding sequence ATGATCGACTTCGACCAGTTCGCCCGGCCTTTGGGACCCGGACGTTTCGACAAGCCGCGATACCGGTTGCTGATGCGCCTCGGACTGTTCCATCCCGCGCGCGCGGTCCACAGATGGTTCTATCGCCTGAGAAGCCAGCGGTGCGCGCTGGCTGGCAAGGGGCTGGTGCCTGAAGGGGATCTCACCGCCTGCTACGTCGATGCCCTCCGGCGCTTGCACGATCTCAACGACGGCGGGTTCCCCGGAGATTACCTGGAATTCGGTGTCTGCTACGGATCCTCCATGGCCTGCATGCATGATGCCCTGGTGCGAACGGGAACCGGGACGGTCCGTCTCTTCGGCTTCGACAGCTTCGAGGGTTTGCCGCCCGAAGCGGATCATCAGGATAACCAGCTCTGGAGCAGCGGCCAGCTCAAGTCATCGATGCGGTTCGCCCGAAAACTGCTCGCCCGGCGTGGCGTGGACTGGGAACGGACGTTCCTGATCAAAGGCTGGTTCAAGGACACCCTGGTCCCGGACCTGATCCGCAGGCACCGGATCGGCCGCGTCGGCATCATCATGATCGACTGCGACATCTACACTTCGGCCCGGGACGCGCTGGCATTCTGCGAACCGATGATCGCCGACCATGCGGTGGTCCTGTTCGATGACTGGCACGCGGGCGGGCTCGCTACGCAGAACCTTGGGGAAAAACGCGCCTTCGACGAATTCCTCCGGCGCAATCCGCGGATCGCGGCGACGCCGCTGCCTGCCTATGGCGAAACCTCCGCGGTGTTCCTGCTCAGCAGGATCCCCCCTGATCGCCGATGA
- a CDS encoding sensor histidine kinase, with translation MQTGDTEGGRDMGDRRSEFLGSLPDGLARPPVPLDEPQRLIALNRYDLLDTPPERAFDHITRLAARVLGTPISLVTLIDENRQWFKSRYGLDAPWTRRELAFCSYTILDTETLVVPDAMADDRFAANPLVTGDPNIRFYAGAPLVTPEGHALGTLCVIDRSPHPEFGGEQRRLLRDFADLVMTEIEARSAALALRRKVREHQETERQRQRSLAEKETLLREVHHRVKNNLQVVDALLALQIRHTPVIAENLRELRCRVYSLGLVHQELMQSGDLETINPGEFLRDLTRTLAIHHAAPGSGPTLDVAVESGNAAIRIDLAIPLGLLVTELVSDAYKHAFAPDRHGAIGVSLTFTGGGKARLIVSDDGSALPDTVSPSAIGQRIVTELVDQLDGDVAKDEAHGTRIIVTFPCLTEPSC, from the coding sequence ATGCAGACAGGCGACACCGAAGGCGGCAGGGACATGGGAGATCGACGGTCCGAATTCCTGGGCAGTCTTCCGGACGGACTCGCCAGGCCTCCGGTGCCGCTCGATGAGCCGCAGCGGCTCATCGCGCTGAACCGGTACGATCTGCTCGACACGCCACCGGAGCGGGCCTTCGACCACATCACGCGACTGGCCGCGCGCGTGCTCGGCACGCCGATCTCGCTGGTCACGCTGATCGACGAAAACCGGCAATGGTTCAAGTCCCGATACGGCCTCGACGCTCCCTGGACCCGGCGGGAACTGGCCTTCTGCTCCTATACGATCCTCGATACCGAAACCCTGGTCGTTCCGGACGCCATGGCGGATGACCGCTTCGCCGCAAATCCCCTGGTGACCGGGGACCCGAACATCCGGTTCTACGCCGGGGCTCCGCTGGTCACGCCGGAGGGACATGCGCTGGGCACCCTGTGCGTGATCGACCGTTCGCCCCATCCGGAGTTCGGGGGCGAGCAGCGGCGGCTCCTGCGGGATTTCGCCGACCTCGTGATGACCGAGATCGAGGCCCGCTCAGCCGCGCTGGCCTTGCGGCGGAAGGTTCGCGAGCACCAGGAGACCGAGCGGCAGCGACAGCGGTCCCTGGCCGAGAAGGAAACCCTGCTGCGCGAGGTCCACCACCGGGTCAAGAACAATCTCCAGGTGGTCGACGCGCTGCTCGCCCTCCAGATCCGCCATACTCCGGTGATCGCCGAGAACCTGCGGGAACTGCGCTGTCGGGTGTACTCCCTCGGCCTGGTCCATCAAGAGCTTATGCAGTCGGGGGATCTGGAGACGATCAACCCAGGGGAGTTCCTCCGCGACCTGACCCGGACCCTGGCCATCCATCACGCAGCGCCGGGGAGCGGCCCGACGCTGGATGTCGCGGTCGAGTCCGGGAACGCCGCCATCAGGATCGACCTCGCGATCCCTTTGGGGTTGCTGGTCACCGAACTGGTCTCCGATGCGTACAAGCATGCCTTCGCGCCCGACCGACACGGCGCCATCGGTGTTTCGCTGACTTTCACGGGCGGAGGGAAGGCCCGCCTGATCGTCTCCGACGACGGTTCCGCCCTGCCGGACACGGTCTCTCCTTCCGCGATCGGTCAGCGGATCGTCACCGAGCTGGTGGATCAGCTGGATGGTGACGTCGCCAAGGACGAGGCCCATGGCACCCGGATCATCGTGACGTTCCCCTGCCTTACGGAACCGTCGTGCTGA
- a CDS encoding GtrA family protein, protein MKFVGMHRVYARFRDAAALRPVASGQFLKVVSFAAIGVMNTAIDLLVYTVLTVALQIHPLTANVVSFSLGSVNSFWMNGLFTFRRSGSEFVRLDRFVRFAGVTALCLGLSTLALHAALFAMSSLAAKLCSVLVTFSAGFLLNKHFVFFEKARPGEGSRMHQEGKRKHALGARS, encoded by the coding sequence ATGAAATTCGTCGGCATGCATAGGGTTTATGCCCGTTTCCGTGACGCCGCCGCCTTGAGACCTGTTGCGTCGGGACAATTCCTGAAGGTTGTCTCCTTCGCGGCCATCGGGGTTATGAACACGGCGATCGACCTGCTGGTCTATACTGTGTTGACAGTTGCTCTGCAAATCCACCCGCTGACGGCCAACGTGGTCAGTTTCTCGCTCGGCTCAGTGAACAGCTTCTGGATGAACGGGCTTTTCACTTTTCGACGAAGCGGGAGTGAATTCGTTCGCCTGGATCGCTTCGTCAGATTTGCAGGTGTGACAGCCCTATGCCTTGGTTTGTCGACTTTAGCCCTGCATGCGGCTTTGTTCGCGATGTCAAGCCTGGCCGCAAAGCTATGCTCGGTTCTGGTGACGTTCTCTGCCGGCTTCTTGCTCAACAAGCATTTTGTATTCTTTGAAAAGGCGCGACCAGGAGAAGGCTCCAGGATGCATCAGGAAGGAAAAAGGAAGCATGCCCTCGGAGCTCGCTCTTGA
- a CDS encoding glycosyltransferase family 2 protein — translation MELHGVSSGPPSVSVVAPCYNEEEGLREFWGRVTAACQDTVDQDYEIILVDDGSKDGTWSIIKALSECDPRVVGVRLFRNHGHQLAATAGLSVARGDRVMLIDADLQDPPELLKPMMGTMDLGADVVYGKRTSREGETWFKLLTAATFYRFLTHLTTVPIPRDAGDFRLMNRRVVEALLAMPERQRFIRGMVSWIGGRQVALPYERNARFAGTTKYPLQKMVRFAVDAITSFSTVPLRLASWLGAGTAIIAFFLVIYTVWQWWQGATVTGWASVVTAIAIFSGAQLLVLGILGEYLGRLFQEIKGRPLFLVDTVLIGGVPYGLPADFSSLRPSEQRHILALYRQVSDIQDRREHGQETGGHNEIRRHA, via the coding sequence ATGGAACTTCATGGGGTATCCAGCGGACCGCCGTCCGTATCCGTCGTGGCTCCGTGTTACAATGAGGAAGAGGGGCTTCGCGAATTCTGGGGGCGCGTCACCGCGGCATGCCAGGACACGGTCGATCAGGACTACGAAATCATCCTGGTTGACGATGGATCCAAGGACGGCACCTGGTCGATCATCAAGGCACTGTCCGAATGCGATCCCCGGGTCGTCGGGGTCCGCCTCTTCAGAAATCACGGTCATCAGCTGGCCGCCACTGCAGGTCTTTCGGTTGCCCGCGGTGACCGAGTGATGCTTATCGATGCTGATCTTCAGGACCCGCCCGAACTGCTGAAGCCGATGATGGGCACCATGGACCTGGGCGCGGACGTCGTGTACGGAAAGCGGACATCGCGGGAAGGAGAAACGTGGTTCAAGCTTCTCACGGCTGCAACGTTCTACCGCTTCCTGACCCACCTGACGACCGTCCCCATTCCTCGCGACGCGGGTGATTTCCGACTTATGAACCGGCGGGTGGTCGAGGCGCTCCTGGCCATGCCGGAGCGCCAGAGATTCATCCGCGGCATGGTAAGCTGGATCGGCGGTCGACAGGTAGCATTGCCTTACGAGCGGAATGCGCGGTTTGCGGGCACCACGAAATACCCTCTGCAGAAGATGGTCCGCTTTGCGGTCGACGCCATCACCAGCTTCTCGACGGTGCCGCTCCGCTTGGCGTCCTGGCTCGGCGCGGGAACCGCCATCATAGCATTCTTCCTGGTGATCTATACGGTCTGGCAATGGTGGCAGGGTGCAACGGTCACAGGCTGGGCCAGCGTCGTCACCGCGATCGCGATATTCTCCGGAGCTCAGCTTCTGGTGCTGGGGATCCTGGGAGAGTATTTGGGCCGCTTGTTCCAGGAAATAAAGGGCCGCCCCCTTTTCCTTGTGGATACAGTGCTCATTGGCGGCGTTCCTTACGGTTTGCCGGCCGACTTCTCTTCCCTCAGACCCTCCGAACAAAGGCATATCCTTGCTTTGTACAGGCAGGTCTCGGATATCCAGGACCGCCGCGAGCACGGCCAGGAAACTGGCGGACACAATGAAATTCGTCGGCATGCATAG
- a CDS encoding LysR family transcriptional regulator has translation MDKSEVTLERMRTFVRVAERASLSAVARELGVGQSTVTRHLRELEDALGVPLLSRTTRRVTLTEEGGGYYANCVQILRLVEQAGDEALGARGAPAGTIRISCTAALGVLHVSRLIFAFQDRYPEIGVDLSLTDERIDLVREGVDIALRLGPLSDSSMKVRSLGESRRLLVAAPAYLAKRGRPSVPEDLSSHEGIRMSNIAGSDRLVLRGSDGSHGEASFRGRLRVDHGLAAREALVAGRGIAPAHRWLVDDLLADGRLEIVLRGHAPPSVPLSMLIVPERAGISRVRMLVEFLTEGIGGIPGIDRS, from the coding sequence ATGGATAAATCGGAAGTCACGCTCGAACGCATGCGCACCTTTGTCCGTGTGGCCGAGCGGGCGAGTCTCTCCGCAGTCGCCCGCGAGCTGGGAGTCGGACAGTCCACGGTGACGCGGCATCTAAGGGAACTCGAGGACGCTCTGGGCGTGCCGTTGCTCAGCAGGACCACGCGGCGCGTCACGCTGACTGAGGAAGGTGGCGGCTACTATGCCAACTGCGTCCAGATCCTGCGGCTGGTGGAGCAGGCCGGCGACGAGGCGCTTGGCGCTCGCGGTGCTCCGGCCGGAACGATCAGGATCTCCTGTACGGCGGCCCTGGGCGTCTTGCACGTCAGCCGGCTGATCTTCGCCTTTCAGGATCGCTATCCCGAGATCGGCGTCGATCTCAGCCTCACCGACGAACGAATCGACCTGGTGCGGGAAGGCGTCGATATTGCGCTGCGCCTGGGCCCGCTCAGCGACAGCTCGATGAAAGTCCGGAGCCTTGGAGAGTCCCGGCGCCTTCTGGTGGCGGCGCCTGCATATCTCGCGAAGCGAGGGAGGCCGTCGGTGCCCGAAGATCTGTCAAGCCATGAAGGCATCCGCATGTCGAACATCGCAGGCAGCGACAGGCTCGTTCTGCGGGGTTCGGATGGCTCGCACGGCGAGGCGTCTTTCAGGGGACGTCTCCGCGTGGATCATGGGCTCGCCGCACGAGAAGCTCTCGTCGCCGGACGTGGCATCGCGCCCGCGCATCGATGGCTCGTCGACGATCTTCTGGCAGATGGCCGGCTCGAGATCGTCCTGCGCGGTCATGCACCGCCGTCCGTGCCCCTGAGCATGCTTATCGTGCCGGAGCGTGCCGGCATATCGCGGGTCCGGATGCTGGTGGAATTCCTGACCGAGGGGATTGGCGGCATCCCGGGCATCGACAGGTCCTGA
- a CDS encoding NAD(P)H-dependent oxidoreductase produces MKTLFVFAHPDPRSLNAALRDVAVGELRSRGHEVLVSDLYAQGWKPQIDRADFPSLPPDRRLKVPAASGEAFAAGALTPDVEAEQERLLWADALILQFPLWWFTMPAILKGWVDRVYSYGFAYGVGEHNDRRWGDRYGEGTLAGRRAMLIVTAGGWEEHYSARGINGPIEDLLFPINHGILHYPGYDVLPPFVVYQADRVDQERFSLTAERLRERMRTLAATPPIPYRQQNGGDYLIPGMQLRHGLGDPDATGFALHLDDRDMVASAASEPGVVRRQTSSGESALSPAEPRKR; encoded by the coding sequence ATGAAAACACTGTTCGTCTTTGCTCATCCTGACCCGCGCTCGCTCAACGCAGCGCTTCGCGACGTCGCCGTGGGCGAGCTTAGGTCGCGCGGGCACGAGGTGCTCGTTTCCGACCTTTACGCACAAGGCTGGAAGCCGCAGATCGACCGGGCGGACTTTCCGTCGCTTCCGCCGGATCGGCGGCTGAAGGTGCCCGCGGCGTCGGGAGAAGCGTTCGCGGCAGGCGCGCTTACGCCGGACGTCGAGGCGGAGCAGGAAAGGCTCCTGTGGGCCGACGCGCTGATCCTCCAGTTTCCGCTCTGGTGGTTCACCATGCCTGCGATCCTGAAGGGATGGGTCGATCGAGTTTACTCCTACGGCTTCGCCTATGGCGTCGGGGAGCACAATGATCGGCGCTGGGGAGATCGCTACGGAGAAGGCACATTGGCCGGCAGGCGGGCGATGCTGATCGTGACCGCCGGCGGCTGGGAGGAGCATTACTCCGCGCGAGGGATCAACGGGCCGATCGAAGACCTGCTGTTCCCGATCAACCACGGCATCCTCCACTATCCTGGCTACGACGTCCTCCCGCCCTTCGTTGTCTATCAGGCGGACCGGGTGGACCAGGAGCGCTTCTCGCTCACCGCCGAGCGCCTGCGCGAGAGGATGCGCACCCTCGCCGCGACGCCGCCGATCCCCTACCGGCAGCAGAACGGCGGCGATTATCTTATCCCGGGCATGCAACTGCGGCACGGCCTGGGCGATCCGGACGCCACGGGATTCGCCCTGCACCTGGACGATCGGGACATGGTCGCTTCGGCAGCCTCGGAACCCGGCGTCGTGCGGCGGCAGACTTCATCGGGTGAATCCGCCTTATCTCCAGCGGAGCCACGGAAGCGATGA
- a CDS encoding LysR substrate-binding domain-containing protein, whose protein sequence is MDLRQLRYFLAIAEHGSILKASQALHVAQPSISTHLRNLEEELGVVLFERSARGVVATSEGQELIRHARLILKSADDARESLRSRSDSPVGRVTFAIPTSLVTILAVPLIERTQAALPNVTLRVVESMSGYIAHWLLEGQVDVGLLYGAQPNSGIESTRLLTEELYLAGRDEASLRGVAEGGEAPFHRLEPLKFVLPGREHGLRSLVEQSARRAGISLNVTIEIDAFSQIKRLVRRGAGHTILSLAALESDEPAAALSVARIVEPVVERSVHIAHANSRPLTRAAREVERIAVDILRAEASSGWWRAKLP, encoded by the coding sequence ATGGATCTCCGCCAGCTCAGGTATTTTCTCGCGATCGCGGAACATGGCTCCATCCTCAAGGCGTCCCAGGCGCTGCACGTGGCGCAGCCCTCGATCAGCACCCACTTGCGGAACCTGGAGGAGGAGCTCGGCGTCGTCCTCTTCGAGCGCTCGGCCCGCGGCGTCGTGGCGACCAGCGAGGGGCAGGAACTCATCCGCCATGCCCGGCTGATCCTCAAGTCCGCCGACGACGCCCGGGAAAGCCTCCGGTCACGCTCCGACAGCCCGGTCGGCCGCGTGACCTTCGCGATTCCGACCTCGCTCGTGACCATCCTGGCCGTTCCCCTGATCGAGCGGACCCAGGCGGCGCTGCCCAACGTGACATTGCGCGTCGTCGAAAGCATGAGCGGCTACATCGCGCACTGGCTGCTCGAGGGGCAGGTCGATGTCGGCCTGCTCTACGGCGCGCAACCCAATTCCGGCATCGAGAGCACCAGGCTCCTGACCGAGGAGCTTTACCTCGCCGGCCGTGACGAAGCCTCCCTCCGCGGCGTCGCGGAAGGAGGCGAGGCGCCGTTCCACCGGCTGGAGCCGCTCAAGTTCGTCCTGCCGGGACGGGAGCACGGCCTCCGCTCGCTGGTCGAACAATCGGCGCGGCGTGCCGGCATCAGCCTGAACGTGACGATCGAGATCGACGCCTTCAGCCAGATCAAGCGCCTCGTCCGCCGCGGCGCCGGCCACACCATCCTGTCGCTCGCGGCGTTGGAAAGCGACGAGCCCGCCGCCGCCCTCTCGGTCGCGCGCATCGTGGAACCCGTCGTCGAACGCTCGGTCCACATCGCCCATGCCAACAGCCGACCCCTGACCCGCGCCGCGCGGGAAGTCGAACGCATCGCGGTCGACATCCTGCGGGCGGAGGCAAGCTCCGGCTGGTGGCGCGCCAAGCTCCCGTGA
- a CDS encoding HpcH/HpaI aldolase/citrate lyase family protein: MTRTWATKKLPIWRSMLFVPVNNERFLAGAPKRGADVIQLDLEDSIPPDQKAEARGMVRAAAARLAREGVQVVVRINRPWRQAVADIESSVCAEVMALTLPKVPDASHIRAVGEILDELEFEQGLPRGHTGLVAMIETADGLGEMRAIAASPRVLGITVGAEDLAVSMGMVPDDRSLYVPNVMAVAAARAAGCLPIGYVGSVADYTDLDRFRRVIQEARRLGFEGGFCIHPDQVAILNEAFAPSAKEVRDAEEIIAAFEAGLREGRGAVRHKGRMLDLPVVDQARAVLIRHEAISACAVDRGSARSPD; encoded by the coding sequence ATGACCCGGACCTGGGCCACCAAGAAGCTGCCGATCTGGCGCTCGATGCTGTTCGTTCCCGTCAACAACGAACGGTTCCTCGCCGGCGCTCCCAAGCGGGGCGCCGACGTCATCCAGCTGGACCTGGAGGACAGCATCCCGCCCGACCAGAAGGCCGAGGCCCGCGGCATGGTCCGCGCCGCCGCGGCCCGCCTGGCCCGCGAGGGCGTCCAGGTCGTCGTCCGGATCAACCGGCCGTGGCGCCAGGCCGTCGCCGACATCGAGTCCAGCGTCTGCGCCGAGGTCATGGCGCTGACGCTGCCCAAGGTGCCGGACGCCAGCCACATCCGCGCGGTCGGCGAGATCCTGGACGAGTTGGAGTTCGAGCAGGGTCTGCCCCGCGGCCACACCGGCCTCGTCGCGATGATCGAGACCGCCGACGGCCTCGGCGAGATGCGGGCCATCGCAGCATCCCCGCGCGTCCTCGGCATCACGGTGGGCGCCGAGGATCTGGCGGTGTCCATGGGCATGGTACCCGACGACCGAAGCCTTTACGTCCCCAACGTCATGGCGGTGGCGGCGGCGCGGGCGGCCGGCTGCCTGCCGATCGGCTACGTCGGATCGGTGGCCGACTACACCGACCTGGACCGCTTCCGCCGCGTCATCCAGGAGGCGCGCCGGCTGGGTTTCGAGGGCGGCTTCTGCATCCATCCCGACCAGGTGGCGATCCTCAACGAGGCCTTCGCCCCCTCCGCCAAGGAAGTCCGGGACGCGGAGGAGATCATCGCCGCCTTCGAGGCCGGCCTGCGCGAGGGCAGGGGCGCCGTCCGCCACAAGGGCCGGATGCTCGACCTTCCCGTGGTCGACCAGGCGCGGGCGGTGCTGATCCGGCACGAAGCGATATCCGCATGCGCCGTGGACAGGGGTTCCGCCCGCTCGCCAGATTAG